One Cyanobium sp. Tous-M-B4 DNA segment encodes these proteins:
- a CDS encoding plastocyanin/azurin family copper-binding protein: MLVMLLSGGPKAALAATVSMGLGNDEGFLVFQPEHLTINAGDTVSFEVRGLGPHNLIVAGHPEWSHEPLSFAVGESWEQKFDMPGRYAIWCEPHRAAGMTAEINVLAPG, translated from the coding sequence ATGTTGGTGATGCTGCTTAGCGGCGGCCCAAAGGCAGCCCTGGCGGCCACGGTTTCGATGGGGCTGGGCAACGACGAAGGCTTTCTGGTGTTCCAACCCGAGCATCTGACGATCAACGCAGGCGACACGGTGAGCTTTGAAGTGCGCGGGCTCGGCCCCCACAACTTGATCGTCGCAGGCCATCCCGAATGGAGCCATGAACCCCTCAGCTTCGCTGTGGGCGAAAGCTGGGAGCAAAAATTTGATATGCCCGGCCGTTATGCCATTTGGTGCGAGCCCCATCGGGCAGCAGGTATGACCGCTGAAATCAACGTCTTGGCACCTGGCTGA
- a CDS encoding secondary thiamine-phosphate synthase enzyme YjbQ, with the protein MLRQTLETLRVVTLGEGFTDLTIRLNAALASSGMEQGLLNLVCLHTSCSLTINENADPRVLRDLSGYLRALVPEEGIRPVSGQGELRPYVHADEGSDDMPAHIRTALTTSQLSLSFEAGRLLLGTWQAVYLWEHRRRGSERLLTLHLLGS; encoded by the coding sequence ATGCTTCGCCAAACCCTCGAGACCCTGCGGGTGGTGACCCTAGGTGAGGGCTTTACCGATCTCACCATCCGACTTAATGCCGCCTTGGCCTCTAGCGGCATGGAGCAGGGGCTGCTCAACTTGGTATGTCTGCATACCTCTTGCAGCCTAACTATCAACGAAAACGCCGACCCGCGCGTACTGCGCGACCTTTCCGGCTACCTGCGAGCTCTCGTGCCCGAGGAGGGCATCCGTCCTGTCAGCGGTCAAGGGGAACTGCGCCCTTACGTACACGCTGATGAAGGCTCCGACGATATGCCGGCCCATATCCGTACGGCTCTCACCACCAGTCAGCTAAGCCTTTCCTTTGAGGCTGGTCGTCTGTTGCTAGGCACCTGGCAGGCTGTTTATCTGTGGGAGCACCGCCGTCGCGGCAGTGAGCGGTTGCTGACGCTGCACCTATTGGGTTCCTAG
- the hemE gene encoding uroporphyrinogen decarboxylase, which produces MTETAPLLLRAARGEQVERPPVWMMRQAGRYMKVYRDLRDRHPGFRERSENPDLSYEISMQPFHAFKPDGVILFSDILTPLPGMGINFDIIESQGPLIQDPIRNLAQVGALRALEPAESMPFVGEVLTRLRQSVGNEAAVLGFVGAPWTLAAYVVEGKSSKNYAVIKAMAFQEPELLHKLLDHFAESIATYLRYQIDSGAQVVQMFDSWAGQLSPMDYDSFAAPYQKKVVDLVKQTHPDTPFILYISGSAGVLERMARTGVDIISLDWTVDMAEGLARLPEHIGVQGNVDPGLLFGTPAAIQARIDDTVRKARGRKHILNLGHGILPGTPEENGRAFFEAGKSVMERIGAAA; this is translated from the coding sequence ATGACCGAAACCGCCCCCCTGCTGCTGCGCGCCGCCCGAGGTGAGCAGGTGGAGCGGCCCCCGGTCTGGATGATGCGCCAAGCCGGGCGCTACATGAAGGTGTATCGGGACCTGCGCGACCGCCATCCCGGTTTCCGCGAGCGCTCGGAAAACCCTGATCTCTCCTACGAGATCTCCATGCAGCCCTTCCACGCCTTCAAACCCGACGGCGTGATCCTCTTTTCAGACATCCTCACGCCCCTACCGGGTATGGGGATCAACTTCGACATCATTGAGAGCCAGGGGCCCCTGATCCAAGACCCAATCCGCAACCTTGCCCAAGTAGGGGCTTTGCGAGCCTTGGAGCCGGCCGAAAGCATGCCTTTTGTGGGTGAGGTGCTCACCCGCTTGCGTCAATCGGTTGGCAATGAAGCTGCAGTGCTCGGCTTTGTGGGTGCCCCCTGGACCCTGGCCGCCTATGTGGTGGAGGGCAAAAGCAGCAAGAACTACGCCGTGATTAAGGCGATGGCCTTCCAAGAGCCGGAGCTGCTGCACAAGCTCCTAGACCACTTCGCCGAGTCAATTGCCACCTACCTGCGCTATCAGATCGATTCCGGCGCTCAGGTGGTGCAGATGTTCGATTCCTGGGCCGGCCAGCTCAGCCCGATGGATTACGACAGCTTCGCGGCGCCTTACCAAAAGAAGGTGGTGGACCTGGTTAAGCAAACCCATCCCGATACCCCCTTCATCCTCTACATCTCCGGCAGCGCCGGCGTGCTTGAGCGCATGGCACGCACAGGGGTAGACATCATTTCGCTCGACTGGACCGTGGACATGGCGGAGGGCCTGGCCCGCCTACCCGAGCACATTGGCGTCCAGGGCAACGTGGATCCCGGATTGCTATTCGGCACCCCAGCAGCCATCCAGGCCCGCATCGACGACACCGTGCGTAAAGCCCGCGGCCGTAAGCACATTCTCAACCTGGGCCACGGCATCCTGCCGGGCACTCCAGAAGAAAACGGCCGCGCCTTCTTTGAAGCCGGCAAGAGTGTGATGGAGCGCATCGGAGCGGCGGCTTGA
- a CDS encoding HIT family protein translates to MSITPCPICKLHDDQAARGAYEIGRSTHWLLRHHPDPAPLVGWMLLDSLRHVAGPADFNDQEAASWGLAVRYASSLLKEQTGCDRVYAIAFGEGAPHLHLHLIPRFIGDPRTSAWLVADHYRAVAAAELQPAPPEQLTDLVNRARSSFSHQLLE, encoded by the coding sequence ATGAGCATTACCCCTTGTCCTATCTGCAAACTTCATGACGATCAAGCCGCGCGGGGGGCCTATGAAATCGGTCGCAGTACGCATTGGCTGTTGCGCCACCATCCCGACCCCGCCCCCCTAGTTGGCTGGATGCTCCTAGATAGTCTCCGCCATGTAGCGGGACCGGCTGATTTCAATGACCAGGAGGCAGCCTCCTGGGGGCTTGCCGTGCGCTATGCCAGCTCTTTGCTTAAAGAGCAGACCGGCTGCGACAGGGTTTATGCGATTGCTTTTGGTGAGGGTGCGCCCCATTTGCACCTCCACCTAATTCCCCGCTTTATTGGCGATCCCCGCACCAGCGCCTGGTTGGTGGCAGATCATTACCGAGCAGTAGCAGCTGCAGAGCTGCAGCCCGCTCCTCCCGAGCAGCTGACGGACCTGGTAAATCGGGCCCGCAGCAGCTTTTCGCACCAACTTTTGGAGTGA
- the glgB gene encoding 1,4-alpha-glucan branching protein GlgB produces MSLLTLNWMAEDCQRLAECRHDHPFAVLGPQPLESGGWVLRVWMPEAERVELLIDGQALPMATPNHPWIFEAPWGSDPGTSYQVRVNRGGIEHVQPDPWSFRHEWMGELDRLLFAEGNHHHIWRRMGAHVVEHSGVKGVQFCLWAPNARSVAVLGNFNGWDGRHHPMQARVGGSWELFIPGLKPGEIYKYEVRAQNGHCYQKADPYGFRHEIRPNNGSIVESLAGHQWQDMGWMEERDSRNPLDQPVSVYEMHLGSWMHGSADQPYIEPDGTPRPPVPAADLKPGARLLTYPELADRVIPYVKARGFTHIELMPISEHPFDGSWGYQVTGWYAPTSRFGTPDEFRAFVDRCHAEGIGVILDWVPGHFPKDAHGLAFFDGAHLYEHADPRIGEHKEWGTLIFNYSRNEVRNFLVANLVYWFEEFHIDGIRVDAVASMLYRDYLRPDGEWLPNDHGGRENTEAVTFLQQANHVLFEHFPGALSIAEESTTWPMVTQPTNIGGLGFNLKWNMGWMHDMLDYFELDPWFRQFHQNNVTFSIWYAFTENFMLALSHDEVVHGKSNLLHKMPGDDWQKFANVRALLAYMWTHPGKKTIFMGMEFGQRAEWNVWGDLQWDLLQHDSHQGLQRLVDDLNVFYKSERALWGDDFSEFGFQWIDCNDNRHSIISFMRRESATGKWLVVVANFTPQSHSHYRVGVPLEGFYEEAFNTDAERYGGSNLGNLGGKFTDQWGIHGYEQSLDLCLPPLAVLVFRRDEIRSQQLDEDTCDEAVDSGALLG; encoded by the coding sequence ATGTCCTTGCTCACCCTTAACTGGATGGCGGAGGATTGCCAGCGGCTGGCTGAATGCCGGCACGACCACCCGTTTGCGGTGCTGGGGCCCCAGCCTCTCGAATCGGGCGGTTGGGTGCTGCGCGTCTGGATGCCTGAGGCAGAGCGTGTTGAGCTGCTGATCGACGGCCAAGCGCTGCCGATGGCCACCCCGAATCACCCTTGGATATTCGAGGCCCCCTGGGGTAGTGATCCTGGTACCTCTTATCAGGTGCGGGTCAACCGCGGTGGCATAGAACACGTGCAGCCCGATCCCTGGTCCTTTCGCCATGAGTGGATGGGCGAATTGGATCGCCTGTTGTTTGCGGAGGGCAACCACCACCACATCTGGCGCCGTATGGGTGCCCACGTGGTGGAGCACAGCGGCGTCAAGGGCGTTCAGTTTTGCCTCTGGGCCCCCAATGCCCGCAGCGTGGCGGTGCTGGGCAATTTCAACGGCTGGGATGGCCGCCACCATCCGATGCAGGCAAGGGTGGGTGGATCCTGGGAGCTATTCATTCCCGGGCTTAAGCCAGGTGAGATCTACAAATACGAGGTAAGAGCTCAAAACGGGCACTGCTACCAAAAAGCAGACCCCTATGGCTTCCGCCATGAGATTCGTCCTAACAATGGCTCGATCGTTGAGTCCCTTGCGGGGCACCAATGGCAGGACATGGGCTGGATGGAGGAGCGGGACAGCCGCAACCCCCTAGATCAGCCGGTGTCTGTGTATGAAATGCATCTGGGCAGCTGGATGCACGGCTCTGCCGACCAGCCCTACATCGAGCCTGACGGCACACCGCGCCCGCCGGTGCCTGCAGCCGATCTCAAGCCCGGCGCTCGCCTGCTCACCTATCCGGAGCTAGCTGATCGGGTCATCCCCTATGTGAAAGCCCGCGGCTTTACCCACATCGAGCTGATGCCCATCTCGGAGCATCCCTTCGATGGTTCCTGGGGTTACCAAGTCACGGGCTGGTACGCCCCCACCAGCCGCTTTGGCACACCGGATGAATTCCGCGCCTTTGTAGACCGTTGCCACGCCGAAGGCATCGGCGTGATCCTCGACTGGGTGCCAGGCCACTTCCCCAAAGATGCCCACGGCCTGGCCTTCTTTGATGGCGCCCATCTTTATGAGCATGCCGATCCGCGCATCGGCGAGCACAAGGAGTGGGGCACCCTCATCTTCAACTACAGCCGCAATGAAGTGCGCAACTTCCTTGTAGCCAACCTGGTTTATTGGTTTGAGGAGTTCCATATCGACGGCATCCGCGTAGATGCGGTGGCCTCCATGCTTTATCGCGACTACCTGCGCCCAGATGGTGAGTGGTTGCCAAATGACCATGGCGGCCGTGAAAACACTGAGGCCGTCACTTTCCTTCAACAGGCCAACCACGTGCTGTTCGAGCACTTCCCTGGAGCACTCTCGATCGCCGAGGAATCCACCACCTGGCCCATGGTTACCCAGCCCACCAATATTGGCGGCCTTGGGTTCAACCTCAAATGGAACATGGGCTGGATGCACGACATGCTCGATTACTTCGAGCTTGATCCCTGGTTCCGCCAGTTCCACCAGAACAACGTCACCTTCTCAATCTGGTACGCCTTCACCGAGAACTTCATGTTGGCCTTAAGCCACGATGAAGTGGTGCATGGCAAGAGCAACCTCTTGCACAAAATGCCAGGTGACGACTGGCAAAAATTTGCCAACGTGCGGGCATTGCTGGCATACATGTGGACCCATCCCGGCAAGAAAACCATCTTTATGGGGATGGAATTTGGCCAGAGAGCTGAGTGGAACGTATGGGGAGATCTGCAATGGGATCTGCTGCAGCACGACTCCCACCAGGGGCTGCAGCGTCTCGTCGACGATCTCAACGTCTTCTACAAATCGGAGCGAGCTCTCTGGGGCGACGACTTCAGTGAATTCGGCTTCCAGTGGATCGATTGCAACGACAATCGCCACTCGATCATCAGCTTCATGCGGCGTGAGAGTGCCACGGGCAAGTGGCTAGTGGTGGTGGCCAACTTCACTCCCCAGAGCCATTCCCACTACCGAGTGGGTGTACCGCTGGAGGGCTTCTATGAGGAGGCCTTTAACACCGATGCTGAGCGCTACGGCGGCAGCAACCTGGGCAACCTAGGCGGCAAATTCACCGACCAGTGGGGGATTCATGGCTATGAACAATCCCTGGATCTCTGCCTGCCACCCCTCGCGGTGCTCGTCTTCCGTCGGGACGAAATCCGCAGCCAGCAGTTGGATGAAGACACCTGTGACGAAGCAGTCGATTCCGGGGCCCTGCTCGGGTAA
- the clpB gene encoding ATP-dependent chaperone ClpB produces MHPTAELFTEKAWASVVAAQQLAQQRRQQQMESEHLLAALLSQQGLAGRILEKAGVDVGTLSQKVEAWILAQPSLSAPPDNVYLGKGLNTVLDQAEELKQSYGDSYIAIEHLLLALAIDDRCGKQLLSQAGTSTNKLKEAVQAIRGSQNVTDQNPEGTYESLEKYGRDLTAAAREGKLDPVIGRDEEIRRTIQILSRRTKNNPVLIGEPGVGKTAIVEGLAQRIVNGDVPQALQNRQLVSLDMGALIAGAKYRGEFEERLKAVLKEVTASEGQIVLFIDEIHTVVGAGASGGAMDASNLLKPMLARGELRCIGATTLDEHRQHIEKDPALERRFQQVFVDQPTVEDTISILRGLKERYEVHHGVRIADNALVAAAVLSSRYIADRFLPDKAIDLMDESAARLKMEITSKPEQIDELDRRILQLEMEKLSLGRESDPASKDRLERLEKELADLSEQQSTLNAQWQAEKSSIDELGAIKEEIEQVQLQVEQAKRNYDLNKAAELEYGTLAELHKKLAAKEEALNASGSDKTMLREEVTEDDIAEVIAKWTGIPVAKLVQSEMAKLLHLEEELHTRVIGQQQAVTAVADAIQRSRAGLSDPNRPIASFLFLGPTGVGKTELSKALASQLFDSEESMVRIDMSEYMEKHAVSRLIGAPPGYVGYEEGGQLTEAVRRRPYAVILFDEVEKAHPDVFNVMLQILDDGRVTDGQGRTVDFTNTVLILTSNIGSASILDLAGDPARHGEMEARVNEALRGHFRPEFLNRLDESIIFHSLRQEELREIVELQVQRLAKRLEDKKLGLQLNADALDWLAGVGYDPVYGARPLKRAIQRELETPIAKGILAGVFTGGHTIAIDVETEGEVRKLRFQQSEPAKLPVLV; encoded by the coding sequence ATGCATCCCACCGCCGAACTTTTCACCGAAAAAGCCTGGGCCTCCGTGGTGGCGGCCCAGCAATTGGCTCAGCAGCGGCGCCAGCAGCAGATGGAAAGTGAGCATCTGCTCGCCGCCCTGCTAAGCCAGCAGGGCTTGGCCGGCCGCATCCTGGAAAAGGCCGGCGTCGATGTGGGCACCCTCAGCCAAAAGGTTGAGGCCTGGATCCTCGCTCAGCCAAGCCTTAGTGCGCCGCCCGACAACGTCTATCTGGGCAAGGGGCTCAATACCGTTCTTGACCAGGCCGAGGAGCTCAAACAGTCCTACGGCGACAGCTACATCGCGATTGAGCACCTACTTCTGGCGCTGGCGATCGACGACCGCTGCGGCAAGCAATTGCTATCTCAAGCGGGCACAAGCACCAACAAACTCAAAGAAGCCGTACAAGCCATCCGCGGATCCCAAAACGTGACCGATCAGAACCCCGAAGGCACCTACGAATCCCTGGAGAAATACGGCAGGGATCTCACGGCCGCAGCCCGCGAGGGCAAGCTCGATCCGGTGATTGGGCGCGATGAAGAGATCCGCCGCACGATCCAGATCCTCAGCCGCCGCACCAAGAACAACCCAGTGCTGATCGGTGAGCCCGGCGTTGGCAAAACCGCCATCGTCGAGGGCCTAGCCCAGCGCATCGTCAATGGCGACGTGCCGCAGGCCCTGCAGAACCGCCAACTCGTGTCGCTGGACATGGGCGCCCTGATCGCCGGCGCCAAGTATCGCGGTGAGTTTGAGGAGCGGCTCAAGGCCGTGCTCAAGGAGGTCACCGCCTCCGAGGGCCAGATCGTGCTGTTCATCGACGAGATCCACACGGTGGTGGGGGCCGGTGCCAGCGGCGGCGCCATGGATGCCAGCAACCTGCTCAAGCCCATGCTGGCCAGGGGCGAACTGCGCTGCATCGGCGCCACCACCCTCGATGAGCACCGCCAGCACATCGAGAAGGATCCAGCCCTAGAGCGCCGCTTCCAGCAGGTGTTCGTGGATCAACCCACGGTGGAGGACACAATCTCAATCCTTCGCGGTTTGAAAGAGCGATATGAGGTGCACCACGGCGTGCGCATCGCCGACAACGCCCTGGTAGCAGCAGCCGTGCTCTCCAGCCGCTACATCGCCGATCGCTTCCTGCCAGACAAGGCCATCGATCTGATGGATGAATCGGCCGCCCGCCTAAAGATGGAGATCACCTCCAAGCCGGAGCAGATCGACGAGCTCGATCGCCGCATCCTGCAACTGGAGATGGAAAAGCTGTCTCTGGGGCGCGAATCGGACCCTGCCAGCAAGGATCGGCTCGAGCGGCTGGAGAAGGAGCTGGCCGATCTAAGCGAACAGCAGAGCACCCTTAATGCCCAATGGCAGGCAGAAAAGAGCTCGATCGATGAGCTGGGCGCCATCAAAGAAGAGATCGAGCAGGTGCAGCTGCAGGTGGAGCAAGCCAAGCGCAACTACGACCTCAACAAGGCCGCCGAACTGGAATACGGCACCCTGGCCGAGCTGCACAAGAAACTGGCAGCCAAAGAAGAAGCGCTTAATGCCAGCGGTAGCGATAAAACCATGCTGCGCGAAGAGGTCACCGAAGACGACATCGCCGAGGTGATTGCCAAATGGACCGGCATCCCCGTGGCCAAGTTGGTCCAAAGCGAGATGGCGAAGCTGCTGCACCTGGAGGAGGAGCTACACACCCGGGTTATCGGCCAGCAGCAAGCTGTTACCGCCGTAGCTGATGCGATTCAGCGCTCGCGCGCCGGACTCAGCGATCCCAACCGCCCCATTGCCAGCTTCCTATTCCTTGGCCCCACCGGCGTGGGCAAAACGGAGCTCTCCAAGGCCCTGGCCTCGCAGCTGTTCGATTCAGAGGAGTCGATGGTGCGCATCGACATGAGCGAATACATGGAGAAGCACGCCGTAAGCCGGCTAATCGGAGCGCCTCCTGGCTACGTGGGCTACGAGGAAGGCGGCCAGCTCACCGAAGCAGTGCGACGCCGGCCCTATGCGGTGATCCTGTTCGATGAGGTGGAGAAGGCCCACCCCGATGTGTTCAACGTGATGCTGCAGATCCTCGATGACGGCCGCGTCACCGATGGCCAGGGCCGCACGGTGGACTTCACCAACACGGTGCTGATCCTCACTAGCAACATCGGCAGCGCCTCAATCCTGGATCTGGCCGGTGATCCAGCCCGCCACGGTGAGATGGAAGCCCGGGTGAATGAGGCTCTGCGGGGTCACTTCCGGCCTGAATTCCTCAATCGACTGGATGAATCGATCATCTTCCACAGCCTCAGGCAGGAGGAACTGCGCGAGATCGTGGAGCTGCAGGTGCAGCGGCTGGCCAAGCGGCTGGAGGACAAAAAACTAGGCCTGCAACTCAACGCTGATGCCCTCGACTGGCTTGCCGGTGTGGGCTACGACCCGGTGTATGGCGCCCGTCCACTCAAGCGGGCCATCCAAAGGGAGCTGGAAACCCCAATCGCCAAGGGAATCCTCGCTGGTGTATTCACCGGCGGCCACACGATCGCGATTGATGTTGAAACTGAAGGCGAAGTGCGCAAGCTGCGCTTCCAGCAAAGCGAGCCAGCCAAGTTACCTGTGCTGGTGTAG
- a CDS encoding thiol-disulfide oxidoreductase DCC family protein, with product MNSSSHKHFKAADCPALTVLYDGGCPLCLREVELLGRKDRQRHGEQLKLAFVDIDQADYNPDSYSGISYREAMGRIHAIDASGAVLRDVEVFRRAYDLIGLGWLYAPTQWPLLRPLTNLAYGIWADMRLRITGRPSLESLCQERNGSCRID from the coding sequence GTGAACTCTTCTAGCCACAAACATTTCAAGGCAGCCGATTGCCCAGCTCTTACCGTCCTCTACGACGGGGGTTGCCCCCTGTGCCTGCGGGAGGTGGAGCTATTGGGCCGCAAAGACAGGCAGCGCCACGGGGAGCAGCTGAAACTCGCTTTCGTGGACATCGATCAGGCCGACTACAACCCAGATAGCTACTCCGGCATCAGCTACAGAGAAGCTATGGGGCGCATCCACGCAATTGATGCCAGTGGTGCAGTGCTGCGAGACGTCGAGGTGTTTAGACGGGCCTACGACCTAATCGGCTTGGGCTGGCTTTATGCACCAACTCAGTGGCCCCTGCTCCGCCCCTTGACAAACCTTGCCTACGGCATTTGGGCAGATATGAGGCTGCGGATCACTGGACGACCAAGCTTGGAAAGCCTCTGCCAAGAGCGCAATGGCTCATGTCGTATAGACTAA
- a CDS encoding DUF3887 domain-containing protein, whose product MSLRRLRPAQQPQALSRMALGMLSLATGLSITMAALPGTSGSAALAQSQSGGVDRPALSVEAARAAANRILAAVKSRDPNLRYSQFSEELKAVSSPSMVAETMRTQPKLLSWTLLSVQGGLRNTTVEASITTSMGKRDLFIVLNPEGKLAGYHLDVTDEAPSVVAKRFVTALSSGQFISARSYLSLPLQKEISASSLQVRWQQLQRQTGEFVRIRKVVVAEGGGDQRLVLVNTDFNRLSDSLFVILNANNDIIGIDFPSDPIVPKQVR is encoded by the coding sequence ATGTCGCTGCGCCGCCTGCGCCCTGCTCAACAGCCCCAAGCCCTCAGCCGCATGGCTCTCGGCATGCTTTCTCTGGCCACCGGCCTGAGCATCACCATGGCGGCACTGCCAGGAACATCAGGCAGTGCAGCTTTGGCCCAGAGCCAGAGCGGTGGCGTAGATCGTCCAGCCCTCAGCGTCGAAGCCGCCCGCGCTGCCGCCAATCGCATTTTGGCAGCAGTTAAAAGCCGCGATCCAAACCTCCGCTACAGCCAATTCTCAGAGGAACTCAAGGCGGTTAGCAGCCCTTCAATGGTGGCGGAGACAATGCGCACCCAGCCGAAGCTGTTGAGCTGGACCCTGCTCAGCGTGCAAGGGGGTTTGCGCAACACCACCGTTGAGGCCAGCATCACCACAAGCATGGGCAAGCGAGACCTGTTCATCGTGCTCAACCCCGAGGGCAAACTCGCTGGCTATCACCTTGATGTCACCGATGAGGCACCCAGCGTGGTTGCCAAAAGATTCGTCACCGCCCTAAGCAGTGGCCAGTTCATCTCAGCGCGCAGCTATTTGAGCCTGCCACTGCAGAAGGAAATCTCAGCGAGCAGCCTTCAGGTGCGTTGGCAGCAGCTGCAACGTCAAACCGGCGAATTTGTACGAATCCGCAAGGTTGTGGTGGCCGAGGGGGGCGGCGACCAGCGTCTTGTACTGGTAAACACCGATTTCAATCGGCTTAGCGATTCCCTCTTCGTGATCCTCAATGCCAACAACGACATAATCGGTATCGACTTTCCAAGCGATCCAATCGTCCCCAAGCAGGTGCGCTGA
- a CDS encoding c-type cytochrome, with product MRRLFSLIALCLALVLGAAPSFAADVAHGGQIFSANCAACHMGGGNVVNAERTLKQDALTAYLANYSEGHEAAIAYQVTNGKNAMPAFGGKLSEGDIADVAAYVEDMSSKGWA from the coding sequence ATGCGCCGTCTCTTCTCTCTGATCGCTCTCTGCCTGGCGCTCGTGCTGGGTGCTGCACCGAGTTTCGCTGCCGATGTGGCCCATGGCGGCCAAATCTTTTCCGCCAACTGCGCCGCTTGCCACATGGGTGGCGGCAACGTTGTTAATGCCGAGCGCACCCTTAAGCAGGATGCACTGACTGCCTACCTGGCCAACTACAGCGAAGGCCACGAAGCTGCCATTGCATACCAGGTAACCAACGGCAAGAACGCCATGCCTGCCTTTGGTGGCAAGCTCAGCGAAGGTGACATCGCCGATGTCGCTGCCTACGTCGAAGACATGTCCTCTAAGGGCTGGGCCTGA
- a CDS encoding NAD(P)-dependent oxidoreductase, whose protein sequence is MSSPAAGSRPQRILITGASGCVGQYITEQLYRHSDAELLLLLRDPAKLTVVSADDPRVTLLVGDLRELTPHAGAIATATRIIHTATAWGDPLRAQQVNVDAVKQLLAFTSPVWLEQVIYFSTASILDRQLQLLPEAAEFGTEYIQTKALCLQQLEAHPLAAKIVAVFPTLVFGGQVGPGDRHPTSYLTAGLREATRWLWLAKWLRAEASFHFIHAADIALVCAHLATQPHQPNPEPNQGALRRLVLGQAPISVNATVAQLCRWRRSWQPPFGIDLQGWLIEALIKLLRIEVNAWDRFSIRQRHFVHEPVSPPERFGLVSYAPTLQAVFETAGLPHR, encoded by the coding sequence TTGAGCAGCCCCGCGGCAGGATCCCGGCCCCAACGGATCCTGATCACAGGGGCTAGTGGCTGCGTTGGCCAATACATCACCGAGCAGCTTTATCGCCACAGCGATGCAGAGTTGCTGCTCCTGCTCCGTGATCCAGCCAAGCTCACGGTTGTTTCAGCAGATGATCCCCGGGTCACGTTGCTGGTCGGTGACCTGCGGGAGCTGACCCCCCATGCCGGTGCAATCGCCACCGCTACTCGCATCATCCACACGGCCACCGCCTGGGGCGATCCCTTAAGAGCCCAGCAGGTGAACGTGGACGCGGTCAAGCAGCTGCTGGCTTTCACCAGCCCTGTATGGCTGGAGCAGGTGATCTACTTCTCCACCGCCTCAATTCTGGATCGCCAATTGCAGCTGCTTCCCGAGGCAGCGGAATTTGGCACTGAATACATCCAAACCAAGGCACTCTGTCTGCAACAACTGGAGGCCCACCCCCTGGCCGCCAAAATTGTGGCCGTATTTCCCACCCTGGTATTTGGCGGGCAGGTGGGTCCAGGCGACCGCCACCCCACCAGCTATCTCACAGCCGGGCTTAGGGAGGCAACCCGCTGGTTGTGGCTTGCCAAGTGGCTGCGCGCCGAAGCCAGCTTCCACTTCATCCACGCCGCCGACATAGCCCTGGTGTGCGCCCATTTGGCCACCCAGCCCCATCAGCCCAATCCTGAGCCAAACCAGGGAGCTCTTCGGCGCCTAGTGCTCGGCCAGGCACCTATCAGCGTCAATGCCACCGTGGCCCAGCTCTGCCGTTGGCGCCGCAGCTGGCAGCCACCCTTTGGGATCGACCTGCAAGGCTGGCTCATCGAAGCCCTGATCAAACTGCTACGGATTGAAGTCAATGCTTGGGATCGCTTCTCAATTCGCCAGCGCCACTTTGTGCACGAGCCCGTAAGCCCACCCGAACGGTTTGGCTTGGTCAGCTACGCACCCACGCTCCAAGCGGTGTTCGAAACCGCTGGCCTGCCCCACAGGTGA